The stretch of DNA CGCAGGCCGGAGGCCAGCCGGTACTCGCCGGACATGTCGAAGCACTACGCCTTCGGCACCGATCCCCGGCTCAAACCGCACAACCGCGACTACACGAGCAGGCTGTAACTCGGACCGAGCACGTGGCGCTCCCGTCTCAGACCAAGTACCTGATCATCGGGGCCGGCGTGCACGGCTTGAGCACCGCGTATCATCTGGCGCTGGAACTCCGGGCCCGCGGGAAGGGCGGCGGCGCCGACATCCTCGTGGTGGACAAGACGGGGATCGCCGCCGGCGCGTCCGGGATCGCCTGCGGCGTCATCCGGAACAACTATTTCCAGCCCGCGATGCGCGCGCTGATGGCCCACAGCGTCTCGGTGTGGGAGCGCGATCCGGACGCGTACAGCTACCACCCGGTCGGCTACATGCAGATCAGCCCGGAGGTCATGCACGAGGGCGTCGCATCGATCTACGCACAGCAGAGGGCGATCGGCTACCCCTCCGAGTTCATCGAGGGCGCATCCGACTGCCAGTCGTATATGCAAGGGATCTTTCACGACTGGCGGGCCAAGGGCATCACCTCGGTGCTCCACGAGAAGAAAGGGGGCTACGCCAACAACAAGGTGTCGATGCGCGGTCTGGCGCGCAAGGCACTGGCCGAAGGCGTCCGCATCGAGCCCGGGATCAGGGTCACCGGCTTTCGGGACTCCGGGGGCGCGATCGCCGCGGTCGAGACCGACCGGGGCGTCGTCCGGACCGAGTACGTCGTCGTCGGCGCCGGCCCCTGGATCAAGTCGATCTGGACGATGCTCGACCTGCCGCCCGCGATCACCGTCGTCGCAAAGGGGACGGCACATCACCACGTGCAGATGTGGCGCTACATGTGCCTGCAGGAAGGTACACTCGGCGTGGATCCGAGCTATCAAAAGACAAACG from bacterium encodes:
- a CDS encoding FAD-binding oxidoreductase, which gives rise to MALPSQTKYLIIGAGVHGLSTAYHLALELRARGKGGGADILVVDKTGIAAGASGIACGVIRNNYFQPAMRALMAHSVSVWERDPDAYSYHPVGYMQISPEVMHEGVASIYAQQRAIGYPSEFIEGASDCQSYMQGIFHDWRAKGITSVLHEKKGGYANNKVSMRGLARKALAEGVRIEPGIRVTGFRDSGGAIAAVETDRGVVRTEYVVVGAGPWIKSIWTMLDLPPAITVVAKGTAHHHVQMWRYMCLQEGTLGVDPSYQKTNDGRMPPVIHVDTDAPLYSDVDGSLITGELWGLYYKPDFMFDGVQGGSAPYAVEGDDVKVDPYGPASPEFVVGDEFARMWCSALAFCQKRFEGKYPLYKREPSGGLGAFTPDNFPVFDVFRQNCYVIADSNHGYKMIGIGELVAKEIRGEPSAILEPFRFSRYAEGKLHPVSKSPFPWS